The Helianthus annuus cultivar XRQ/B chromosome 11, HanXRQr2.0-SUNRISE, whole genome shotgun sequence region aaaaatcgaccaatcagagcgcgccatgtcaattaggcaaaagtgtttaaactttgctgaaaagtgttggcaatggtttaaacacttgctgaagtggtaaacttttattattattttttttttgcaatattttatttaatataaataaatttaggatatatacattaaattaaaaaacaataaagtttcataaattaaattaaaaacatcaaagttacactaaattaaaaaacaataaaattacattaacaTGAAACAATTTAAACTAGTCTTCGTCGGAATCGACCAAAAGATGGGGTAAATCTTGACTTGCGAGATGATCTACGAGATCGTGTTTGAGTCTCCAATGGGTGTCTTCATTCATCAACTCGCCCagcaccgtatcgtctagagcCGGCTCGACCGGAGGATCCCGAATGTGCACCGGTGCTATGGCCTTTCCATcatctttcaaaatcatgttgtgtaaaataatacACGTGTACACGACATTCCTAATTTTTTTTAACCGATCTTGCTCGCATCGGTCGACTCAATACACCCCATTtcccctttaaaacaccaaaagcctGTTCGACGTCTTTTCTTGCCGCCTCATGTTGCCTCTTGAATTTCTTTTCGTTTACTTCGTGAGGGTAAGGGatcgacttcacaaacacggaccacgaagggtagattccatccacgagcaaataaccacgtttgtataaatggttgttaacgtaaaatggacattttggcgcggttccatttcgttccgttaaaaataacggagattgttgtaGAACATTGATATCGTTTTGAGAACCGGGTGGACCGGCAAAAGCATGCCAAAACCATAAGTCTTGAGAAGCAACCACTTCGAGCATAACAGTCGGGTATCTATGATCTCCTCGCATATATTGGCCTCGATACTCTGTCGGACAAAAACACCAAACGAAATGGGTGCAATCAAGGCTACCGAACATACCTGGAAGGTGATGTTTTTCCTCATGAGCTTGGTATAAAAGTGCCATGTCGTGGCTTGTCGGTCTACGTAAGAACTCTGGACCATATATTTTGCAAACCGTGTCACAAAAATATTCTAGGCACTCGCGGGAAGTACTCGTCGTTCTCGTCTGGAGTGTTTCCAGTTGCGAGCTGTTTAATAGCCGATGTCACCTTTTGCAAGGGCGTAAAGCCCTTCCTACCTCGCGCATCGGGGGCCTCTACAAACCACGGGTCGTTCTCTTCCACATCGGACacaatttttagaaacaaacgtTTCGACATACGGAACCTATGCCGAAAGATATCTTCGTTGTACTTCGGGTCTTCGACAAAATAATCcgccatgagtgtctcatgccCCTCCTCACGTTGACGTTCAATATATCTCCTTCGGTTAGACGTGCCGGTATCTTGAAGTTCGGCTTCttcgatgagattttgaaaaaaaagaatGCTACTATCGGATGAATCGTCGCTAGTCATGGGTGGGAACCATAACGGGAGTTCATCCGCCAT contains the following coding sequences:
- the LOC110888548 gene encoding uncharacterized protein LOC110888548 is translated as MADELPLWFPPMTSDDSSDSSILFFQNLIEEAELQDTGTSNRRRYIERQREEGHETLMADYFVEDPKYNEDIFRHRFRMSKRLFLKIVSDVEENDPWFVEAPDARGRKGFTPLQKVTSAIKQLATGNTPDENDEYFPRVPRIFL